Proteins encoded by one window of Collimonas fungivorans:
- a CDS encoding M61 family metallopeptidase, with translation MKKSTAKSGAKSARGALSYSIIAADPAAHLFAVTLSIAEPAAVGQIVALPAWIPGSYMIREFARNIVQIRAESNGRKITLKKLDKHSWQAAPCDGPLTLHYLVYAWDLSVRTAHLDQTHGFFNGTSVFLRAVGQENAPHVVDIQRPQGEAYEAWRIATALPTLKAKRGSFGSYVAANYDELIDHPVEMGTFQLATFKAHGVPHEIAITGNVPNLDLARLSADLKKICETQISFFEPAGSKFAKRAPMQRYVFLTLAVGDGYGGLEHRASTALICARADLPVKGQADMSDGYRTFLGLCSHEYFHTWNVKRIKPAAFAPYDLQVENYTPLLWLFEGFTSYYDDLMLLRSGLIDQPAYFKLIEKTINGVLLGSGRHKQSVAESSFDAWVKYYRQDENAPNAIVSYYTKGSLVALALDLTIRSETKGRKSLDDVMRALWQRYGRDFYAGDASSGRGVSEAAVEALFDEVSSLKLKRFFDRYVRATDDLPLAKLLAPTGIVLNDSRKPGKPSLGVRTARNGGDCKLANVYEGGAAHRAGLSAGDVLVAVDGIRVPNSVDALLARYRVGDSVVVHAFRRDELMTFRVRLLADSAPQIGLQAEAKPALVPALRTAWLAGRSGR, from the coding sequence ATGAAAAAAAGTACTGCAAAATCAGGCGCCAAGTCGGCTCGCGGCGCTCTAAGCTACAGCATCATCGCAGCCGATCCTGCCGCCCATCTGTTTGCCGTTACCCTGAGTATTGCCGAGCCGGCTGCGGTGGGGCAGATCGTCGCCTTGCCGGCCTGGATCCCGGGCAGCTACATGATCCGCGAATTTGCGCGCAATATCGTACAGATCCGCGCCGAGTCGAACGGCCGCAAGATCACCCTCAAGAAACTCGACAAGCACTCCTGGCAGGCGGCGCCATGCGACGGACCGCTGACCTTGCATTATCTGGTGTACGCATGGGACCTGTCGGTGCGCACCGCGCATCTCGACCAGACCCACGGCTTTTTCAACGGCACCAGCGTATTCCTGCGCGCGGTCGGCCAGGAAAATGCGCCGCACGTCGTGGACATCCAGCGTCCGCAAGGCGAAGCGTACGAAGCGTGGCGCATCGCTACCGCGCTGCCGACGCTGAAAGCCAAGCGCGGCTCTTTCGGCAGTTATGTCGCCGCCAACTACGACGAGTTGATCGACCATCCGGTCGAAATGGGCACTTTCCAGCTGGCGACTTTCAAAGCGCACGGCGTGCCGCACGAAATTGCGATCACCGGCAATGTCCCGAACCTGGACCTGGCGCGCTTGAGCGCCGACCTGAAAAAGATCTGCGAAACCCAGATCAGCTTCTTCGAACCGGCCGGCAGCAAGTTTGCCAAGCGCGCTCCGATGCAGCGCTACGTATTCCTGACGCTGGCGGTGGGCGACGGTTATGGCGGCCTTGAGCATCGCGCCTCTACCGCACTGATTTGCGCGCGCGCCGATTTGCCGGTCAAGGGCCAGGCGGACATGAGCGACGGCTACCGCACTTTCCTCGGCCTGTGCAGCCACGAATACTTCCATACCTGGAACGTCAAGCGCATCAAGCCGGCGGCGTTCGCGCCTTATGACCTGCAGGTGGAGAATTACACGCCGCTGTTGTGGCTGTTCGAAGGCTTCACCAGTTACTACGACGACCTGATGCTGTTGCGCAGCGGCCTGATTGACCAGCCTGCCTATTTCAAGTTGATTGAAAAGACCATCAACGGTGTGCTGCTCGGCAGCGGCCGGCATAAACAAAGCGTGGCCGAATCCAGCTTTGACGCCTGGGTCAAATATTATCGCCAGGATGAAAACGCGCCGAACGCGATTGTCAGCTATTACACCAAGGGCTCGCTGGTAGCGCTGGCGCTGGACCTGACAATCCGCAGCGAGACCAAGGGCCGCAAGTCGCTGGACGATGTGATGCGCGCCTTGTGGCAAAGATACGGCCGCGATTTTTATGCCGGCGATGCTTCCAGCGGGCGCGGCGTCAGCGAGGCCGCGGTCGAAGCCCTGTTCGATGAAGTCAGCAGCCTCAAGCTGAAACGTTTCTTCGATCGTTATGTGCGCGCAACCGACGATTTGCCGCTGGCGAAATTGCTGGCGCCGACCGGCATCGTGCTCAACGATAGCCGCAAGCCGGGCAAGCCGTCGCTCGGCGTACGCACCGCGCGCAACGGCGGCGATTGCAAGCTGGCCAACGTGTACGAAGGCGGCGCCGCCCATCGCGCCGGTTTGTCGGCGGGCGACGTGCTGGTGGCGGTCGACGGCATTCGTGTGCCTAACAGTGTGGATGCGTTGCTGGCGCGTTACCGGGTCGGCGACAGTGTCGTCGTCCATGCTTTCCGGCGCGATGAATTGATGACTTTCCGTGTCAGGCTGCTGGCGGATAGTGCACCGCAAATCGGCCTGCAGGCAGAAGCAAAACCGGCGCTGGTGCCGGCGCTGCGTACCGCCTGGCTGGCCGGGCGCAGCGGCCGTTAA
- the grxD gene encoding Grx4 family monothiol glutaredoxin has product MSDVQAWIKETVTSNPVVLFMKGTAQFPQCGFSGRAIQLLKANGAENIVTVNVLEDPTVRQGIKDYSNWPTIPQLYVNGEFVGGSDIMNEMSDSGELKTLLTA; this is encoded by the coding sequence ATGAGCGATGTACAAGCGTGGATCAAGGAAACCGTGACCAGCAACCCGGTGGTGCTGTTCATGAAAGGAACCGCGCAATTCCCCCAATGCGGATTTTCCGGTCGCGCCATCCAGCTGTTAAAGGCTAACGGCGCCGAAAACATCGTCACCGTCAACGTCCTGGAAGACCCGACCGTACGCCAGGGCATCAAGGACTATTCCAACTGGCCGACCATTCCGCAGCTCTACGTCAACGGCGAATTCGTCGGCGGCTCCGACATCATGAACGAGATGTCTGACTCCGGCGAACTGAAAACCTTGCTGACGGCCTGA
- a CDS encoding UbiX family flavin prenyltransferase has product MVSPSRPAADAAPPRRLIVGITGATGVIYGVRLLQLLRDIPGVETHLMISDAGVLNLHQELEMRRKQVEALAHVVHNVRDIGAAIASGSFQSDGMIVAPCSMKTLAAVANGLSDNLITRAADVVLKERRRLVLMVRETPFNLAHLRNMTSVTEMGGVIFPPLPGFYHRPQSIAEMVDHTLGRVLDLFAIQHALTPRWNGLKAD; this is encoded by the coding sequence GTGGTCTCACCCAGCCGCCCAGCTGCAGACGCCGCGCCGCCGCGCCGCCTGATTGTCGGCATTACCGGCGCCACCGGCGTGATTTACGGCGTGCGGCTGCTGCAGCTGCTGCGCGACATTCCCGGCGTCGAAACCCATCTGATGATTTCCGACGCCGGCGTGCTGAACCTGCACCAGGAACTGGAGATGCGGCGCAAGCAAGTCGAGGCGCTGGCGCACGTGGTGCACAATGTGCGCGATATCGGCGCCGCCATCGCCAGCGGCTCGTTCCAGTCGGATGGCATGATCGTCGCGCCCTGTTCGATGAAAACCCTGGCCGCGGTCGCCAACGGCCTGTCCGACAACCTGATCACGCGCGCCGCCGATGTCGTCCTCAAGGAGCGCCGGCGGCTGGTCCTGATGGTGCGCGAAACGCCGTTCAACCTGGCGCACCTGCGCAACATGACCAGCGTCACCGAAATGGGCGGCGTCATCTTCCCGCCGCTGCCGGGGTTTTACCACCGGCCGCAAAGCATTGCGGAAATGGTCGACCATACTCTGGGACGGGTGCTCGATCTGTTCGCCATTCAGCATGCGCTGACGCCACGCTGGAATGGCTTGAAAGCCGATTAA
- a CDS encoding DUF3429 domain-containing protein — MNPHFLNKRIIHLLGYAGLIPFVLLTLACWLVNTDWLRDFIRGQLAYGIAALSFLGGIHWGAVVLRADLSADHTKKALIWGVAPTSIAWFSTMAGGFGFALLIAGFIAAYQADKRLFPWYGLPTWFIELRFRLTCVAVAALMLTVIAGNVRG; from the coding sequence GTTATGCCGGATTGATTCCGTTCGTGCTGCTGACGCTGGCGTGCTGGCTGGTCAACACCGACTGGCTGCGCGATTTTATCCGCGGACAGCTGGCCTATGGCATCGCCGCCCTGTCTTTTCTCGGCGGGATACACTGGGGTGCAGTGGTGTTGCGCGCCGACCTGTCGGCCGATCATACAAAAAAGGCCCTGATCTGGGGCGTGGCGCCGACCAGCATCGCCTGGTTCTCGACCATGGCCGGTGGTTTCGGATTCGCCTTGCTGATTGCCGGGTTTATTGCGGCTTACCAGGCCGACAAGCGCCTGTTCCCATGGTACGGCTTGCCGACCTGGTTCATTGAATTGCGTTTCAGATTGACATGTGTGGCGGTGGCGGCGCTGATGCTGACCGTGATTGCCGGTAACGTTCGAGGATAG
- the rplU gene encoding 50S ribosomal protein L21 — protein MYAVIKTGGKQYKIVAGEKLKIEQIPADIGTELTIDQVLAVGAGDTIKFGAPLVEGATVSVKVLAQGRHDKVKIFKMRRRKHYQKHQGHRQNYTEIQIVSINA, from the coding sequence ATGTACGCGGTCATAAAAACCGGTGGCAAACAATATAAGATTGTTGCCGGCGAAAAACTCAAAATAGAACAGATACCTGCAGACATTGGCACCGAACTCACTATTGATCAAGTGCTCGCAGTTGGCGCTGGTGACACCATTAAGTTTGGTGCACCGCTGGTCGAAGGTGCTACGGTGTCGGTTAAGGTATTGGCGCAAGGTCGCCACGATAAAGTCAAGATCTTCAAAATGCGTCGTCGTAAGCATTATCAGAAGCATCAAGGCCATCGTCAAAATTACACCGAAATTCAAATCGTTTCGATCAACGCTTAA